In the genome of Nonlabens sp. MB-3u-79, one region contains:
- a CDS encoding copper homeostasis protein CutC produces MLLEICASNYQSALNAQNAGAQRIELCSELAVGGITPSYGLLKKVMEELTIPVMVLIRPRSGNFVYTDDEFDIMKRDIQLCKELGCAGIVSGVLNEDFSVDLESTKVLIELAKPMSFTFHRAFDHVKNPEEALKELAAIGVSRILTSGQHSRAVDGIANLKAYQRIAGESLIILPAGGINRENCSAFAKANFKEIHASATEIIEQTTRTLVPMNSLKFIQENIEVISDTNQIKAILKNSHHEV; encoded by the coding sequence ATGCTACTAGAAATTTGCGCCTCCAATTATCAAAGCGCCCTTAACGCTCAAAATGCTGGAGCGCAACGCATAGAATTGTGTAGCGAGCTTGCCGTAGGTGGCATCACACCTAGTTATGGATTGCTCAAAAAAGTAATGGAAGAACTCACTATCCCAGTAATGGTATTGATACGTCCACGTTCTGGTAATTTTGTTTATACTGATGATGAATTTGACATCATGAAACGTGACATCCAACTTTGCAAAGAGCTGGGCTGTGCTGGAATTGTTTCTGGCGTTTTAAATGAAGATTTTTCGGTAGATCTAGAATCAACCAAGGTGCTGATTGAACTCGCAAAACCTATGAGCTTTACGTTCCACAGAGCTTTTGACCATGTAAAAAATCCTGAAGAGGCTCTTAAAGAGTTGGCTGCAATAGGAGTTTCCAGAATCCTAACTTCTGGCCAACATTCTAGAGCTGTGGACGGTATAGCAAATTTGAAAGCTTATCAACGTATCGCGGGTGAGTCTTTAATCATCTTACCTGCTGGTGGTATTAATAGGGAGAACTGTTCCGCTTTCGCGAAAGCAAATTTTAAAGAAATTCATGCCAGCGCTACAGAGATTATAGAACAAACTACGCGTACTTTAGTACCTATGAATTCGCTTAAATTTATTCAAGAAAACATAGAAGTAATTTCTGATACCAACCAAATAAAAGCCATTCTTAAAAATAGTCATCATGAGGTATAG